AGAGGTCGAATTTAATGGCCACGCTCTTGGTGATGCCACCGTAGCCAAGAGATGCGCCATTGCCGCCAGAGGCCCAGTTGCCCGCCGGTGCGTTCTGGATCACAAAGGTAAAGCCGTCTCCGGAAGAGGTAGGAAGCTGGAAGGTAAAGTCCGTGGTGAAGTTGCTAACGGATACCTTCTTCGAAAACCAGGCAGCTGAGATTTGTCCTGATGCACCATCGGTGAGACGAAGCGCGTTCCCTGCAAAAGCCGCATTCCCTCTTAGAATGATTTCTGTTCCAGCTACACCTGTGGCGAATGCCGGTGTTACCGTGGTGATCGTGTAAGTAGCGGGAGCAAGCGCACTGTTTGTCATTCCGCTGCGGGTGGCAATTGCCTGCACTGTCTCGCTTGCATTCACGGTAATTGGTGCCGTGTATCGGGCGGATGAAGTGGTCGGTGTTGTGCCGTTGGTGGTGTAGTAAATTATCGCGTCGGGAGTTGAGTCCGAGATTGTAACGGCAATCGCGCCGGAGAATGTTCCGGTTGCATGGCTGAGTGTGGGAGCAGCTACTACCATTACAAGGCTGTAGCTGGCTATGGCGACTGCGCTGCTTTTGTCCCCTGCCGCGACAGCAATTGCGTGAATTGTTTCAGAGGCGCTTATTTTGAATGCACCGGTATATTTAGTCGATGCCGTGGTTGGTGTGGCGCCGTTGGTGGTGTAGTAAATTGTCGAACCGGCTGCAGCATCCGCAATGGCCACAGTCTGGGCTCCATAATAGGTGCCGCTTGCAAGGCTGAAGACCGGTGTAGTCGTTACCGAGCTGATGATATAGGCCGCTGTTGCAACGACGCTATTTTTATAGTTCGTCAAAACAGCAACAGCGTGTATTGTCCCGGTTGCAGAGACCTTGATCGCAGCAGTGTACTTCGTAGAGGACGTGGTCGGTGTACTGCCATTGGTGGTGTAGTAGATGGTTGCGCCAGCAGTTGCATCACTCAATGTCACGCTCTGCGCGCCGGTATAGGTTCCTGCTTTTATGCTGAAGGCCGGTGTAGCAGCCTCTAAGGTGTAACTCGACGTCGCTACTACACTGTTGGCAAAGCCTCCCAAGATAGCAATCGCATGAATTGTTTCAGTGGTTGCTACCTTGATCGCGGCAGAGTATTTAGTCGATGCTGTGGTTGGCGTGGATCCGTTGGTGGTGTAGTAGATCGCGGCCCCAGCAGTCGCATCTTCTATTGTGACGGTTTGTGCGCCGCTGTATGTACCGCCGGCCACACTGAAGGTCGGCGTAGCAGCGACCAGGGTATAACTCTCTGCCGCAATTGCGCTGTTGGTGTAACCCTTCAGGATTGCAATTGCACGAATTGTTTCACTGGACGCTACCTTGATTGCAGCAGTGTATTTTGTCGATGATGCTGTCGGTGTAGTGCCGTTGGTGGTGTAGTAAATTGCGGCTCCAGCGCTCGCGTCCTTTATTGTGACGGTTTGCACACTGGAGTATTTACCACCAGCAACGCTTAG
Above is a window of Acidicapsa ligni DNA encoding:
- a CDS encoding chitobiase/beta-hexosaminidase C-terminal domain-containing protein; its protein translation is QTVTISDTTAGAVIYYTTNGTTPNTASTRYTAPVKVNSTATLKAIAAITTTSSVQLAAGSIVTSPVATAAYTIQTTAATPVFSLSGGVYNGAQTLTISDSTSGAAIYYTTNGTSPTTSSTRYTGAIKVSATETIHAIAVLTHYKNSAIAAATYTITDIVSTPTLSVAGGKYSSVQTVTIKDASAGAAIYYTTNGTTPTASSTKYTAAIKVASSETIRAIAILKGYTNSAIAAESYTLVAATPTFSVAGGTYSGAQTVTIEDATAGAAIYYTTNGSTPTTASTKYSAAIKVATTETIHAIAILGGFANSVVATSSYTLEAATPAFSIKAGTYTGAQSVTLSDATAGATIYYTTNGSTPTTSSTKYTAAIKVSATGTIHAVAVLTNYKNSVVATAAYIISSVTTTPVFSLASGTYYGAQTVAIADAAAGSTIYYTTNGATPTTASTKYTGAFKISASETIHAIAVAAGDKSSAVAIASYSLVMVVAAPTLSHATGTFSGAIAVTISDSTPDAIIYYTTNGTTPTTSSARYTAPITVNASETVQAIATRSGMTNSALAPATYTITTVTPAFATGVAGTEIILRGNAAFAGNALRLTDGASGQISAAWFSKKVSVSNFTTDFTFQLPTSSGDGFTFVIQNAPAGNWASGGNGASLGYGGITKSVAIKFDLYNNAGEGSNSTGIYTNGAVPTLPSVSMPTSQINLHGGHTIQVHLVYNGTTLTQTMTDLTTKEVFTHAYTVNIPSVVGATTAFVGFTGSTGAYTSTQDILTWTYTE